A single window of Nicotiana sylvestris chromosome 3, ASM39365v2, whole genome shotgun sequence DNA harbors:
- the LOC138888267 gene encoding uncharacterized protein: MSMTDYEARFSELSRHTLMILPTDTERVRRFIMGLHPTIQAGMAQEVDMGTEYQLVVEIARRIEDYRQRGREQMQQDNRARFFGEFRGAPTMGRGHFGRGQPSRPPHSAPPPPSQGALVRPYFSAMTESSYHPPAVQGSSGRYSEDLPQTSGQGSAAGSAAQPPRGGEQAGRGRPRWGGQAGRGQPATAQPGGGQPTGAPAKFYALPARPDALASDAVITGIIFINGRDASVLFDPGSTYLYVSSLFARFLVISPEPLGTLIHVPTPVGDSVVVDQIYRSYVVTLCGIKTRANLLLLDMIDFEVILGMDWLFPYYAVLDCHAKTVSLVMPGLPRLEWRGSTVDTPSWVISFLKARYMVEKGCLAYLDYVRDTTVESPTIDSVPVV, encoded by the exons atgtctatgaccgattatgaggcgaggttttctgagttgtctcgccacacactcatgatacttcccacgGATACAGAGAGAGTGCGGAGGTTCATTATGGGGTTACACCCCACTATTCAGGCTGGCATGGCCCAAGAGGTGGATATGGGTactgagtatcagctagtggtagagatAGCTCGCAGGATTGAGGATTATCGCCAGAGGGGTAGGGAGCAGATGCAGCAGGATAATAGGGCTAGATTTTttggagagttcagaggtgccccaactatgggtagaggtcacttcgggaggggtcagcccagcagacCCCCGCATTCAGCACCACCACCCCCTTCCCAAGGTGCTCTAGTGAGACCTTATTTCAGTGCGATGACGGAGAGTTCTTACCACCCACCAGCCGTTCAGGGTTCCTCCGGCAGGTATTCTG aggacctaccccagacttcggggcaaggcagtgcagCAGGCTCAGCAGCCCAGCCACCTAGAGGTGGAGAGCAGGCTGGTAGGGGCCGTCCTAGATGGGGAGGCcaggcagggagaggtcagccagctactgctcagccaggtggaggccagccaaccgGCGCTCCAGCCAAATTCTATGCCCTTCCAGccaggccagatgcattggcctcagatgccgtcatcacaggtattattttcaTCAAtggtagagatgcttcggtattatttgatccagggtctacttattTATACGTATCATCCCTGTTTGCTCGATTCCTGGTTATATctcctgagcctttgggcactctTATTCATGTACCCACCCCTGTAggtgattctgtggttgtggatcagaTCTACCGGTCCTATGTGGTCACATTATGTGGTATCAAGACTAGAGCAAATCTCCtattgcttgatatgatcgattttgaggtcatcctgggcatggattggttatttcCATATTACgccgtcctagattgccatgccaagactgtttcaCTAGTGATGCCAGGGTTGCCGAGGTTGGAGTGGAggggttccacagttgatacacCTAGTTGGGTTAtttcttttctgaaggctcggtatatggttgagaaggggtgtttggcttatctagattatgttcgggataccaccgtagagtctccgacgattgattcagttcctGTAGTTTga